A stretch of Aedes aegypti strain LVP_AGWG chromosome 2, AaegL5.0 Primary Assembly, whole genome shotgun sequence DNA encodes these proteins:
- the LOC110676441 gene encoding uncharacterized protein LOC110676441, translating to MPRTYKKPFGSRPYANFSKETLEKAVLEIQKNNVSIRDAAQKYSLCPSTVSRHLKKEGGEKRVYGGQTVLSRQDEQTLVEGLLLAAEWGMPFQRSDLKSIVKGFLDDQARKENRFKDNTPGDDWCTFFLKRHTNLSNRLSENIKRSRAAVSKETICSYFENMKKSVKDVKPELIINYDETNLTDDPGRTKVIVRRGAKHAERILDSTKTSTSAMFAGTASGILLPPFVVYKSRFLYDTWTTGGPQHTVYGCSKSGWFDNDLFEKWFFKVALPHFKKHDPEDCQAPKILIGDNLASHLSMRVIQTCQEYNIRFVFLPPNSTHLCQPLDVAFFRPLKIKWRKVLLEYKAKFSGTVPKHLFPGLLKKTVERLDNAAVSLRSGFRTTGIYPLNPQQVLRKLPEARKETETGAEKSWSNAFVNVLKDARFGKSPDVAPARKKRILTEPGGVVTTEDLPQQIPVNSSSTVAKRTKKYKDDPMNEPAKKKKRNKDQQTTVSNAGPSKNKEKVKITMIKMF from the coding sequence ATGCCGAGGACATACAAAAAGCCTTTCGGAAGTCGCCCGTATGCTAATTTTTCGAAGGAAACTCTGGAAAAAGCGGTGCTGGAAATCCAAAAGAACAATGTATCGATTCGTGATGCAGCCCAGAAATACAGCTTATGTCCATCTACCGTATCACGGCACTTAAAGAAGGAAGGTGGTGAAAAGCGAGTTTACGGTGGACAAACGGTGTTGTCTCGCCAAGACGAACAAACGCTGGTGGAAGGCTTATTATTAGCTGCGGAGTGGGGAATGCCTTTCCAGAGAAGTGATCTGAAATCCATCGTGAAGGGATTCCTGGATGACCAAGCTAGAAAAGAGAACCGTTTCAAAGACAACACTCCTGGCGACGACTGGTGCACGTTCTTCTTGAAGCGCCACACAAATCTGTCGAACAGATTGTCGGAAAATATCAAGAGATCCCGGGCCGCCGTTTCGAAAGAAACCATTTGCAGCTATTTTGAGAATATGAAGAAATCCGTCAAGGATGTGAAACCTGAACTCATCATCAACTACGACGAAACTAACCTCACGGATGATCCGGGACGTACGAAGGTCATCGTTCGGCGCGGTGCAAAGCATGCGGAGCGTATTCTCGATTCCACTAAAACAAGCACCTCCGCGATGTTTGCTGGAACGGCGTCGGGAATTCTGCTGCCCCCGTTCGTAGTGTACAAAAGTCGTTTTCTGTATGACACTTGGACAACAGGAGGGCCTCAACACACTGTGTACGGATGCTCCAAAAGTGGTTGGTTCGACAATGATTTGTTTGAGAAGTGGTTTTTTAAGGTGGCATTGCCACACTTCAAGAAACACGATCCCGAGGATTGCCAAGCTCCAAAAATCCTTATCGGTGATAACCTGGCAAGTCATCTGTCTATGCGAGTAATACAAACATGCCAGGAATACAACATAAGATTTGTATTTCTTCCGCCGAATAGCACGCATCTTTGCCAACCACTTGACGTAGCGTTCTTCCGCCCTTTGAAAATCAAATGGAGGAAAGTTCTTCTGGAATATAAGGCGAAATTCTCTGGAACAGTACCGAAACATTTGTTTCCCGGACTTCTTAAGAAGACGGTCGAAAGATTGGACAATGCTGCTGTCAGTTTGCGTTCTGGATTCCGTACAACCGGAATATATCCTTTGAATCCTCAACAGGTGCTCAGGAAGCTACCGGAAGCCAGGAAAGAAACAGAAACTGGAGCTGAAAAGTCCTGGTCCAATGCTTTCGTCAACGTTCTCAAGGATGCTCGATTCGGAAAATCTCCGGATGTAGCACCGGCTCGTAAAAAACGAATCCTCACTGAACCGGGTGGTGTTGTGACGACTGAAGATTTACCACAACAGATTCCAGTGAATTCATCATCAACAGTTGCCAAGCGTACAAAAAAGTACAAAGATGACCCAATGAATGAGCCAGCCAAGAAAAAGAAACGTAATAAGGACCAACAAACTACCGTATCTAATGCAGGACCATCTAAGAATAAGGAAAAGGTGAAAATTACAATgatcaaaatgttttaa